The DNA region CAATTGGAAATATATGATTTGTTTAGTTGCTTTGTTTATTTATGATAATCGAGGAAATTAAATACATTTATGGTTAAGAATAAGACAGAGTTATCGACTTGCCTTTTTAACCGTGCTGTGGGCTTTTTAGGTGACCTCATGCAAATTGTGGAGGCAAGTGGGCGAATCATTTAACCCTCCGAAGTAAGGATGATGTCTACTGTCTAGTCGATATCTGACTTCTAGCTTACAGAGCAATTTCCGTAACTTAACTGCAGAAAGCCTACATCTTCCTCCTATTGAAACTAACTCGTCCAATTTGTTAATGATGTACctttattatgaatatattacGTTAATGATGCTCCTTTTATCGTTTGTTCCTTTGGCATAGGACCTGTACTACTGTATCGTGGACATTCCGTATCTTTTATGAGAAGGTTTTGCTCTGACTGatgatttctttttaatttgaaaaCACATACCATGTGATTTAAGGCCACAACCCCGTGCCCTTCCTCTGTCAGCTCtagtttttgtttttcctttatttgttaatttaaaatgTGGTTCTGTTGTAATTTGGTTCCATCGATTAGGCACTGCTCGAGTATGAAAAGCATAAAATACACGGTGGATTGCTCCCTCATGCAGATACTTCATTTGTTGAGCCTAATGGAGTTGAAGCTCAGGTAAATATGCTTGCCGGTCAACTCCAACATGAATGTTGTTTGTTGTAGCCATGTCTTATGTTTATCCCATTTTCtttcatgtaatttttatgtCTTCCTGCAATGAACTAGTGAGATTTTGGCTATTACATATGCAAGTGTTGTCTTGTTTTCAATCGATAACAACTTACTAGGACATTGTAAATCTTGTAATCAAAACCGTTAGTGCCTAAGTTGGTAAGAGAAAGGAATCGAGTAAGTTGATCTTCCCTAAAAGGTATGCTTTAATTTTCTCTGTAACACTATATGTAATTATACTTGCATGTTAGTTTTTGAGACAGCTACGTTGATTTGTACGATGATATGATAGACAATTATTGTTTTGCACAACATGATAAATTAGATGTTTGGTGGTTGAAACTATGGTCTTAAATGCTTGGTGTCCTTCACATTAAGTGTATACTTAACAAtatgattgaaattataattgaCACACTGTACGCATTAACTGACTTGCAAAATCATATACACGGAAAGAGATAACATACTAGTCTCTCTTTTCTTGTTAGGTTTTTAGTTGACCGGTACATGAATTTGttacgatatatatatatatatatatggttatgcaataattacaattaatttttttgtagGCTGGTAGTAATCAAGCTCCTGGGTCAGGTAGGGCAAAGAGAGATGCTGCTGCTCGTGCCATGCGGAGCTGGCATTCTCAACGTGTTCTCGATAACGGTGAGGTCTGTCATCCAATCATCAAGGTTTGTGGAGACCTTCTAAGCTTATATGCATTTACTGTTTTGttaatctttttctctttttcctttctttcgtCTGCCCTGACCTCACCATTTTTATGCAATGTTTTCGAATTATCTAGGACAAGACCTCTAGTCCGACGCTCAAAAGTGACAGACAacttaaaaattttggtatttcttaTATGCTGGCGTGGCACATGAACCTCTACTACAATGCTAAAAATTGTCTTTATTTATAAGATTCAGTCGTTGCCTCAGGTTTATTGAAGCGTAAAAAGCCATCCACTTTGGACTCTGGTGTCCGAGTTTCTCAACTTAAAGCAACTAAATCACAGTTACGAATGCCCGTTACTTATTCCTATTCcctacttttttttaataatgtataTGAAACAGTATCTTGACTTTTCAAGATGCCGAAACTAGGCGTTCTTTTGGTAGGTTGGATACCGCGGTTGTTGATGTTGGAGCCCCAGCTGATTGGGTGAAGATTAACGTGCAAAAAACCGTAAGTCTTTCTCTTGTTTATTCTTAGGATAATGTGATTACATAGCTAATTTGCTCTTTATCTGTGATTCTTTCTCTGTGGTCTTCACAGGTTGACTGCTATGAGGTCTATGCTTTGGTTCCCGGGCTTCTTCGTGAGGAGGTTCGTATATCTTTAGATGATTCTCTGTTTTGTGTTTCACGTTTGCTAGTAGTAAATTTGCTGGACTGGAGTAACTGGGAAAAACTGGAGCCCGTCCAATTAAGCCGATATATCGTTAGGTCTAACCACTTATGTTGTTAATAGAGGTCTTAATGTGCTAAATTTGCATTAGTCTTGCTATTATACGTGCTACCTGAACACAATCCTTTCTGTAAATTCCTGGGTTGCAATTAGCTAATTACGTTAATCTTGAGATCTATCGTTTGGCCAAGATTCTTAATTTAGTACGAACAAGGATCCCCCGTATGTGTTTGATTATCGCTGGTGAACTaccgtatttttttaaaatgaaccaGGTGCATGTTCAGTCTGATCCAGCAGGACGTTTGGTTATATCCGGTCAACCAAAGGAACTCAAAAATccttggggtgttacacccttcAAAAAGGTTTGTCCGAGTTGATCATATTACAACGTACAATAGGATGCATGATCTGTTTCAATGATTAGGCGGGGTTCATTCACTGCATTTTTTCTTCAGATAGCCGTTTCTAATGTGCACTAACGATACGTGTGATTGTGTCCAGGTTGTCAGCTTGCCATCTAGAATCGATCCGCACCACACTTCAGCTGTGGTTACTCTGCATGGTCAATTGTTTGTCCGAGTCCCGTTCGAGGCAGCCGATGTATAAGATGGATTTGTAGGATTCTGTTTTTTAGCATCTTCACAGTTAGAGATTTCTTTAGTTTGAAATCAACCTGACATCTAATTCAGGAATGCACATGTTTAGCTTTATGTGAATATGACTCCAAAGATTTGGATTGTGTTCCGTTGCTTGACCTGTTTGATAGTAAACAATGGCAAGCCAAATGTTGGCTATCTCTCATCACCTTCCTTAAAATGTTGGCAAATTTTGGGTGATTTCGGGTTTAGATCAttttgttttcatattattttgggTTTGGATTAGTTTCGAGTTTGGTTCATTCGGGTTTGTTGGTTGGGTTCATTTGGGTTGGCTTGTTCATGTGGCATCATAGCATTATGATAAGTTGACATTTCatctattataaatatattttttaagttaaaaaaatgtttttatctcaaattatttaatttaattttattaaaagaaaatttattaggGTGTGTTTGGATAGCACAAAGTAATTGAAAATGTAATTATTAGAGTATTAATTAtacttttgtaattataaaaaattgtagtTCTTTCATATGTGTTTGATTAATAGAGTGTAATtgtattgtaattttttatgtcTTTTTGGTAGTAAAAACTATAATTACGtagttatataatttatattttttaaaaaattaattactataaaaagttattaatatgataaaaataatttttaataaaaaataagaaaattagaaaatacgtatcatatgtaattttatctaattgttttaGTGCATATTTGATGAgtcgttcttttttttttaatatttaacatgttTCTTACAATTACTTGTTGGTCTTTAACGAGCTAATTATCATCTGAGTTTGAATAtgtatcattaaaattattaatatatcattttttcatttatttttctaagtATGATTCAAGTTATGAAAAATGCATCATGTTAGTATGATTAAGCAATGGTTTATTTGTTATATTAAGGTTATgttaatatgtaaaatattttttttacaaaaacaaaTGGCTTCTTAATTACATTTCAACGTAttgaatatttcaaattaaagagTTCACGAGTTGTCTGTAGTGATTGTGTCTGGAATCATTCTTTCAAATGATATCATACCTCATGATATGGTGTAAGAAATTTTTTTGTATTAGCATAATTAACATCGACTTTATAATATTGGGTTTCAAAGTCCAAATAATctaactttaattataaaaatttatataaacttaattttgaaacaaacttaTGTTAACTTATATCCCTTTATTAcaatatgtaaattaaataaaattaatataaatttttacaatATATAACTTTCATAAAAAAAGTGTTATAAATTCTCTAATAACTTtcccaatatttttataaataacataatattttatcataactttagaaaattatcttttataaataagttatgaaaaaaaaactatatatatttctatgaataagtatattatttttataatgtatagcatgaacacataaataagttatgtccaTACTTATTAACCGCaagtttatataataaatatattataacacttgtataacatgtaaattattttttataataaaatttttagccataaattttaaagaaatttagggtttaaataatataattttttattataactttataaaatacacattatttttataatataatcttTTAAGATTTGTAGTATAATAATATTTTGGCCATAACCATCCAAAACACTTATGTGTGCTCgtgcttataatataatttttataacttgtataaaaataatatttttaaaaataatttaattataagttTTAATCACAACTATCTTTTTTGACACGAGAGAGATTCTACTTGTAAGATATCTAATGAAATTGTCGCTGGAATTGAGATCTCATTCAAAGAGAAAGATATCAAATATCTGGAGTTTCTTTTTGTATATTATATGGATGATTCGATTTGCGAGGATCATGATTGGGAATTGTTTGATCGTCTTTCTTCGAGTAAGAAGCGAAACCTAATCAACTTGAATTCGGGACAACTTTTCGAAATCTTAGTGAAAGACTGGATTTGTTATCTCATGTATGCTTTTCGTGAAAAAATACCAATTGAAGTGGGGGGTTTCTTCAAACTACAAGGAGCTGGGTCAACTATTCAATCAAATGATATTGAGCATGTTTCCCATTTCTTCTCGAGAGGCAATAGGGCTATTTCTTTGCAAAATCGTGCTCAATTTCATATATGGTAATTCCGCCAAGATCTCTTCTTTAGTTGCGGGAAGAACCCACATGAATCGGATTTTTTGATGAACATATCGAGAGAGAATTGTATTTAGTTAGACAATGTATGGTTGGTAAATAGGGATCGATTTTTTTAGCAAGGTACGGAATGTATCGTCAAATATTCAATATGATTCCACAAGATCTAGTTTCGTTCAAGTAACGGATTCTCACCAATTAAAAGGATCTTCTGATTAATCCAGAGATCGTGTCAATTCCATTAGTAATGAGGATTTAGAATATTACACATTGATCAATCAAAGAGAGGTTcaacatgtaacacccttaacccgtatccatcaccggaatagggttacgaggcattaccagactcatacactagcatttatacaaaatcgagtcataaatttgcattccaaatcaaaacttttgaaatttcaccataaagtccctaatatgggcctacgggtcccattacatgctttagaagtgatttGGAACTAAATCAGTaactttggaaaactttgaaaatttttcttgaagttaggggcacacgcccgtgtggctcctttggctgtgtggccagcccgtgggcaGTTCTGACTTGCATTTTCTTAAGTAacaaagggacacacggcctgggcacaagCCCATATAGCTAGGCCGTGTATTAAACtgatttttcacaatttttaagccattttcgcacaattttgacacacgaccatgcttgaAACCTGTGTTCTTCATACGAacaagacacacggtcgtgtcttttgCCCGTGTAATATCCTGACTTTACatttaaggatgcaggggacacacggtctatCAAAATGCCCGtgtgcaagccgtgtgtctcacacggtctgatCACACACCCGTATGACATGCCGTGTAGACTAAAAATGATCCTCATAGTTCAAATTTACCAACCCTGTACATCTTGAATAGcaagcaatttaaaataaaatctttcAACGAGtccaaaacatgattaaacataCCTAATACACACTAAAACCACTAGTACAACAATCTAtcatatgtattttatttataagAACCATTAAAGTTAGATCAAAATGAACTATATTATATCATACACTTTACATTATGAGCTAACTATCAACATTCTTTACTAATAtcttttatacataaaataacatcaaaacaacCTAGGTACAAGCCATTCTTTAGGTTAAGAAACatcaccaagtatttgagttcaggagttggcttggatgctgagacGTTAGTTACAtttgtacctaacctgcgcacagaaacaaaccgtacgcagagtatacactcagtggtatttctataaaccaatacttaatttatgaatttatacTTAAACTATAGAAtccaataaataaacacatcatAAGCATTCAATTAATTGTCTTCATTTCATAATAACATTTAACATTAGAATCGAAACCAGTAAAATATTTAATTCAGTCAGTATCATTCAGTTTTCAGTGCAgtaatttaccctattaacataactcggacctggACGAATGCACGGATCTAACCCACACACTGGGGtagtatacagtgtttcatcgacCGAAGTCGGAATACCATAAcattaacagtaacagtaacaatatcggTAACAGTGACAGTAGCAATTTCGGTACACAGAGTagctcatcggaacaaatccgaaacagtaacagtagtcgacacTTATAGCGTCTCATCAACAC from Gossypium hirsutum isolate 1008001.06 chromosome A04, Gossypium_hirsutum_v2.1, whole genome shotgun sequence includes:
- the LOC107949225 gene encoding AT-rich interactive domain-containing protein 6 isoform X2, which translates into the protein MDEPEKVIGGVSEAEMDGSKPVMEETETDGQVPMEAETGAGEVKDQVQVEEDVRLEADQLVGDNPDSVAQQVIEDTSKALIVVGAQNEEKMKPEESVGVEDKSLAEIDTKMGVIDHDDEGGDGGGGGGPIHSHDNGLYGSPNSDMKPQDDDHGIDNGEQLKDLSTEREMNMQLATELGDKNPNLCFDNSGSDTEEEQAAFVKEVEAFYKEKNLEFKHPKFYKEDLNLLKLWRAVIKLGGYEQVTSCKLWRQVGESFNPPKTCTTVSWTFRIFYEKALLEYEKHKIHGGLLPHADTSFVEPNGVEAQAGSNQAPGSGRAKRDAAARAMRSWHSQRVLDNGEVCHPIIKDKTSSPTLKSDRQLKNFGLLKRKKPSTLDSGVRVSQLKATKSQLDTAVVDVGAPADWVKINVQKTVDCYEVYALVPGLLREEVHVQSDPAGRLVISGQPKELKNPWGVTPFKKVVSLPSRIDPHHTSAVVTLHGQLFVRVPFEAADV
- the LOC107949225 gene encoding AT-rich interactive domain-containing protein 6 isoform X1 yields the protein MDEPEKVIGGVSEAEMDGSKPVMEETETDGQVPMEAETGAGEVKDQVQVEEDVRLEADQLVGDNPDSVAQQVIEDTSKALIVVGAQNEEKMKPEESVGVEDKSLAEIDTKMGVIDHDDEGGDGGGGGGPIHSHDNGLYGSPNSDMKPQDDDHGIDNGEQLKDLSTEREMNMQLATELGDKNPNLCFDNSGSDTEEEQAAFVKEVEAFYKEKNLEFKHPKFYKEDLNLLKLWRAVIKLGGYEQVTSCKLWRQVGESFNPPKTCTTVSWTFRIFYEKALLEYEKHKIHGGLLPHADTSFVEPNGVEAQAGSNQAPGSGRAKRDAAARAMRSWHSQRVLDNGEVCHPIIKDKTSSPTLKSDRQLKNFGLLKRKKPSTLDSGVRVSQLKATKSQRSFGRLDTAVVDVGAPADWVKINVQKTVDCYEVYALVPGLLREEVHVQSDPAGRLVISGQPKELKNPWGVTPFKKVVSLPSRIDPHHTSAVVTLHGQLFVRVPFEAADV
- the LOC107949225 gene encoding AT-rich interactive domain-containing protein 6 isoform X3, with product MDEPEKVIGGVSEAEMDGSKPVMEETETDGQVPMEAETGAGEVKDQVQVEEDVRLEADQLVGDNPDSVAQQVIEDTSKALIVVGAQNEEKMKPEESVGVEDKSLAEIDTKMGVIDHDDEGGDGGGGGGPIHSHDNGLYGSPNSDMKPQDDDHGIDNGEQLKDLSTEREMNMQLATELGDKNPNLCFDNSGSDTEEEQAAFVKEVEAFYKEKNLEFKHPKFYKEDLNLLKLWRAVIKLGGYEQVTSCKLWRQVGESFNPPKTCTTVSWTFRIFYEKALLEYEKHKIHGGLLPHADTSFVEPNGVEAQAGSNQAPGSGRAKRDAAARAMRSWHSQRVLDNGEDKTSSPTLKSDRQLKNFGLLKRKKPSTLDSGVRVSQLKATKSQRSFGRLDTAVVDVGAPADWVKINVQKTVDCYEVYALVPGLLREEVHVQSDPAGRLVISGQPKELKNPWGVTPFKKVVSLPSRIDPHHTSAVVTLHGQLFVRVPFEAADV
- the LOC107949225 gene encoding AT-rich interactive domain-containing protein 6 isoform X4, which gives rise to MDEPEKVIGGVSEAEMDGSKPVMEETETDGQVPMEAETGAGEVKDQVQVEEDVRLEADQLVGDNPDSVAQQVIEDTSKALIVVGAQNEEKMKPEESVGVEDKSLAEIDTKMGVIDHDDEGGDGGGGGGPIHSHDNGLYGSPNSDMKPQDDDHGIDNGEQLKDLSTEREMNMQLATELGDKNPNLCFDNSGSDTEEEQAAFVKEVEAFYKEKNLEFKHPKFYKEDLNLLKLWRAVIKLGGYEQVTSCKLWRQVGESFNPPKTCTTVSWTFRIFYEKALLEYEKHKIHGGLLPHADTSFVEPNGVEAQAGSNQAPGSGRAKRDAAARAMRSWHSQRVLDNGEDKTSSPTLKSDRQLKNFGLLKRKKPSTLDSGVRVSQLKATKSQLDTAVVDVGAPADWVKINVQKTVDCYEVYALVPGLLREEVHVQSDPAGRLVISGQPKELKNPWGVTPFKKVVSLPSRIDPHHTSAVVTLHGQLFVRVPFEAADV
- the LOC107949225 gene encoding AT-rich interactive domain-containing protein 6 isoform X5, with product MDGSKPVMEETETDGQVPMEAETGAGEVKDQVQVEEDVRLEADQLVGDNPDSVAQQVIEDTSKALIVVGAQNEEKMKPEESVGVEDKSLAEIDTKMGVIDHDDEGGDGGGGGGPIHSHDNGLYGSPNSDMKPQDDDHGIDNGEQLKDLSTEREMNMQLATELGDKNPNLCFDNSGSDTEEEQAAFVKEVEAFYKEKNLEFKHPKFYKEDLNLLKLWRAVIKLGGYEQVTSCKLWRQVGESFNPPKTCTTVSWTFRIFYEKALLEYEKHKIHGGLLPHADTSFVEPNGVEAQAGSNQAPGSGRAKRDAAARAMRSWHSQRVLDNGEVCHPIIKDKTSSPTLKSDRQLKNFGLLKRKKPSTLDSGVRVSQLKATKSQRSFGRLDTAVVDVGAPADWVKINVQKTVDCYEVYALVPGLLREEVHVQSDPAGRLVISGQPKELKNPWGVTPFKKVVSLPSRIDPHHTSAVVTLHGQLFVRVPFEAADV
- the LOC107949225 gene encoding AT-rich interactive domain-containing protein 6 isoform X6, with amino-acid sequence MDGSKPVMEETETDGQVPMEAETGAGEVKDQVQVEEDVRLEADQLVGDNPDSVAQQVIEDTSKALIVVGAQNEEKMKPEESVGVEDKSLAEIDTKMGVIDHDDEGGDGGGGGGPIHSHDNGLYGSPNSDMKPQDDDHGIDNGEQLKDLSTEREMNMQLATELGDKNPNLCFDNSGSDTEEEQAAFVKEVEAFYKEKNLEFKHPKFYKEDLNLLKLWRAVIKLGGYEQVTSCKLWRQVGESFNPPKTCTTVSWTFRIFYEKALLEYEKHKIHGGLLPHADTSFVEPNGVEAQAGSNQAPGSGRAKRDAAARAMRSWHSQRVLDNGEDKTSSPTLKSDRQLKNFGLLKRKKPSTLDSGVRVSQLKATKSQRSFGRLDTAVVDVGAPADWVKINVQKTVDCYEVYALVPGLLREEVHVQSDPAGRLVISGQPKELKNPWGVTPFKKVVSLPSRIDPHHTSAVVTLHGQLFVRVPFEAADV